Proteins co-encoded in one Echeneis naucrates chromosome 22, fEcheNa1.1, whole genome shotgun sequence genomic window:
- the plppr3a gene encoding phospholipid phosphatase-related protein type 3a produces the protein MASPKNKAKKKPPKDSMTLLPCFYFVELPIVLSSLVSLYFLELTDVLSPAMVGFRCHDRDLSMPYVETGDELIPLLMLLSLAFAGPAASIMMGEGLMYCMQSKLKACPKSESSINAGGCSFNSFLRRTVRFVGVHVFGLLATALVTDVIQLATGYHAPFFLTVCQPNYTAPGVSCDNSAYIMQDICMGKDQYAIMSARKTFPSQHATLSGFAAVYISMYFNACISSTTKLLKPLLVFAFCMAAGLAGLTQITQHRSHPIDVYVGYIIGAGIGVYLAVYAVGTFKASEEDAPSLHRLGPAQQKDSLRVLSQRSHDSLYRKTPRVSESREELGAGMGSGARSKVRREKASLVSLKRASADVELLATRGPMGKETMVTFSNTLPRVANGNSPISPSEEPVTTQRHMTFHVPFDPQRSRQLVSEWKQRSLELRSQSSRDEEEGTEARDGGDDGGGAAAAAAAAGEGDQGMPSSLYPTVQANKGTATPTGARMVVAPPLVHIPEEASRPPPVSPKSAKTRAKWLSLTEGGGLKEPGTGPIAVSTPRVPNTQPNQPPGQQRVTQVIAMSKQQGHGPISSSTKTSEGGSSSGGGSNCSESPYYRIPSDRDSCTGSNPGSIAGSGSIVTIDAHAPHHPVVRVSASNGKPWEWRNTISGNLMTAEAAGDKHRAALQRQDNVSHYRDYRTLPVKSDLLCSSSASSSIEGGADMLPPPPHPDLLMDGHSQSLSRSSTLPRRPSVSARSHAEQEHYYKAMQNERML, from the exons ATGGCGTCGCCCAAAAACAAAGCCAAGAAGAAGCCTCCGAAAGATAGCATGACGCTTTTGCCATGCTTTTACTTCGTGGAG CTTCCCATTGTCCTATCCTCCTTGGTGTCCCTGTACTTCCTGGAGCTGACAGATGTGCTGTCCCCGGCGATGGTGGGCTTCCGTTGTCACGACCGCGACCTCTCCATGCCCTACGTGGAGACGGGCGATGAGCTCATCCCGCTCTTGATGCTTCTGAGTTTGGCCTTCGCCGGCCCTGCAGCGTCT ATAATGATGGGGGAGGGACTGATGTACTGTATGCAGTCCAAGCTGAAGGCTTGTCCCAAGTCGGAGAGCAGCATCAATGCTGGAGGCTGCAGCTTCAACTCCTTCCTACGCAGAACCGTGCGCTTCGTTG gtGTTCATGTGTTCGGTCTCCTGGCAACAGCCCTGGTGACAGATGTCATCCAGTTAGCTACCGGTTACCACGCCCCCTTCTTCCTCACCGTCTGCCAGCCCAATTACACGGCCCCCGGAGTATCATGTGACAACAGTGCCTACATCATGCAAGACATCTGCATGGGGAAAGACCAGTATGCCATCATGTCAGCTCG GAAAACCTTTCCATCCCAGCATGCAACACTCTCTGGCTTCGCTGCTGTCTATATCTCC ATGTATTTCAACGCCTGCATCAGCAGCACGACCAAACTGCTGAAGCCGCTCCTGGTGTTTGCTTTCTGTATGGCAGCGGGCCTCGCCGGGCTGACACAGATTACTCAGCACCGCAGTCACCCGATAGACGTCTACGTTGGATACATCATCGGTGCCGGCATCGGAGTCTACCTG GCTGTGTATGCAGTGGGAACCTTCAAAGCATCGGAGGAAGACGCCCCCTCCCTACACAGACTTGGCCCGGCTCAGCAGAAAGACAGCCTGAGGGTACTGAGCCAGCGAAGTCATGACTCCCTGTACAGGAAGACTCCCAGGGtgtcagagagcagagaggagctggGGGCGGGGATGGGATCTGGGGCCCGTAGTAaggtgaggagggaaaaggCGTCCCTGGTCTCACTCAAACGAGCGAGTGCTGATGTGGAGCTCCTGGCAACCCGGGGTCCTATGGGCAAGGAAACCATGGTAACCTTCAGCAACACATTGCCCCGTGTTGCAAATGGCAACAGCCCCATCTCCCCTTCAGAGGAGCCAGTAACCACGCAGCGCCACATGACCTTCCACGTGCCCTTTGACCCCCAGAGGTCTCGGCAGCTGGTGTCGGAGTGGAAGCAGCGCTCATTGGAGCTCCGTAGCCAGAGCTCCcgagatgaggaggagggaacTGAGGCCAGAGAcggaggagatgatggaggaggagcagcagcagcagccgcagccgCAGGAGAAGGAGACCAGGGGATGCCTTCCTCCCTTTATCCCACCGTCCAAGCCAACAAGGGCACCGCTACCCCAACTGGAGCCAGAATGGTAGTGGCCCCCCCGCTAGTTCACATCCCCGAAGAGGCCTCTCGGCCACCGCCCGTTTCCCCGAAAAGCGCTAAAACCCGCGCCAAATGGCTGTCACTCACAGAAGGAGGAGGGTTGAAAGAGCCGGGAACGGGGCCCATCGCTGTGTCAACTCCCCGCGTGCCAAACACGCAGCCCAACCAGCCGCCGGGCCAGCAAAGAGTCACTCAG GTGATAGCTATGTCGAAGCAGCAGGGTCACGGGcccatcagctcctccactAAGACCTCAGAGGGCGGCTCATCCTCTGGTGGGGGGTCCAACTGCTCTGAGTCCCCCTACTACCGGATCCCGTCTGATCGAGACAGCTGCACTGGGAGCAACCCAGGAAGCATTGCTGGAAGCGGGAGCATCGTCACCATCGATGCTCACGCCCCTCACCATCCCGTGGTGCGCGTGTCGGCCAGTAACGGTAAGCCGTGGGAGTGGAGGAACACCATCAGCGGTAACTTGATGACTGCTGAGGCAGCGGGGGACAAACACCGCGCGGCACTGCAGCGGCAGGACAATGTCAGCCACTACCGGGATTACCGGACACTCCCGGTGAAGTCAGACTTGCTCTGCTCCTCTTcggccagcagcagcatcgAGGGTGGAGCAGA CAtgctcccccctcctccccaccccGATTTGCTAATGGATGGCCATAGCCAGTCGTTGTCTCGCTCCTCAACTCTGCCTCGTCGGCCCTCCGTCTCCGCTCGCAGCCACGCCGAGCAGGAGCACTATTACAAGGCCATGCAGAACGAGAGGATGTTATAG